CATAATAAGTCCTGGGAAAAGTGTAGGAACTTGAAGGAATTGGTTTCCTCTTGTTTTgaactttccttttcctttcatACAAACCTTTTGAAGAAGATGATTTCCCTTTTTAAATTATTTCCCAGAAGTAAATTCTATAACGAATAAAAAAAGCCAAGATGTGAAATTTTACTAAGGAGAGGGGATATTAGAAATCTCTGGATTGGTCCTTTTATTGCTTTGCGGTGAGTCAGGAGGTCGGATCCAATATGCCATCCCAAAATATTAAGCGCAGCACCAATGCTATTATTTTTCCATTGTTCTGCTATTTTATACTCTTCCTTAAGCttgcttttttatatttttccttgGCCATTATTATGAAGGTATCGTGTTGCTGAGGTTGAATGGATACAGGATATATGCCCAGCCGAAGGAACAAGAGAGAGGCATGAAGTAAGTTGTACTGTATTTCCTCTGAGAGAGATTTGTTGATCCATTTTATATAAGATCCTtatttttgtggcatatgaatctTTTCATCTTTACCTGCTAAAAGAAAGTTTCTTGTTTCTCGTGTCTCTCTGGTTGAGTATTTTTTGGGTAAAATGTTTTTTGGGGATTCCTCTGAAATTCAACTAGATTACTGACAGCCTTATATTTCATATGAGAAATTCTTTTCACTCTCTTACTGACCATTGAATTATGATGGAAATAGCTCATTTCCGTCTCTTATATGCTGCTTACTGATATATACTGTGTGCATTTGTGTGTATGTACTTGTATACTCTGTGTGCATTGGTGCCTTGCTTCACCAGGAACTAATTCATTGTCAACCACCTAATGCATTTCAAACTCTAGCTCGTCGCTCAAGTGTCTTAGCTTATAATGTTCAATTGTAATTTGTCAATTGCTGATAGTTACTGGAGATGGCAAATAAGGCGGCAGCATTTGCTCAACAGTGGTTGAGGAACGCACAAGAAGTGGCAGGAGGTAAAGTCATTAATAGAGTTTTCCCTTTCTTGTCTCCTTTGTGGCAAATGATTGTAATTGGTCCATTTGTGGGATGAGATTTGatgttctttttttttggtaatagCTATTTGATGTCTTTTGATACTTCAATACATAGCGACTACACTTTCATAGATAGATTTTGAAAGTAGAAGTACCACTTGCATAGATAGGTGTTAGATTTTTGAAGGCTGGATATACATGCTACCGCACTTCCGTAAATGACACCTTATTGGTGTGATATCAAGAACCTTTTGAACtatcaaaaaatagttttatcaATCAAAATCGGTGAACATGACCTGGAAAACTTGTCGTCCTTGTCAATCTGGTAATATGTTGGATGGCATCAGGCAGAAAGCTGACCTTAGTGTTTCTGCTTTGTGTATTTAGTAGAGCTTAAATATTCTTTTGGTTAATATCCTTTTGGTAACATCATGACCTAGACTTTGCCTGCAGATCGTAGACGTGCAGAACTCTTCAAAGCAGAAGGATTGATGCCATCGCCGCAGGATCCTGAGCGTTTAAGTTTTTGGGTAACACTTGAATCCATGTTCAAGTTAAAAACAAGTAGTAGACATGAATTAGTAATTTATATGTTGGCGTCTGAATAAATGCAGCTTACAACTCTGACCAGTCGTAGACCAACAGAGAAATTAGACCTGCTTCAGATCAGAGATACACATGAGGTATTTGTTCTATAGCACTTAATTTAAACTATCTTTTTCTTGAACTCCTTTCTTCAAGAACAAGGTCTCACCACACAGTGGATGTTGCTTGTAGCACGCCATGAGCACTAGGCTAAAGAGCAGTTGAGCAACTCAAGCGAATTGCCTTAGTTATTCTAACATATAGGACAAGAAGGATTAGAAACGTACATGTATATACAGTCAAAAGCCAAGGGCGGATCCGGATTGTTTATCCGAACCCAGTATTTTCGACGCGGAGTAAGGAATTTTATGTAAAAGTCCACAATTTTATCAAATATTAGATCTTAACCCATGATTTTAATAGTACAATGAGTTCAGTGCTAAGAACATTAAAGATCGAACCTATGAAATTAAAATCTTGAATCTGCCTCTGTCAAAGCCATGTTTCTTAAGCACTAATATCCCTTGAATTACTTGAGGAGGCATTACAAGTGGAATGTTCTATATCTTCTTTCTCGATTAGTCACTTTTTACTATTTGTTGATTGTGCATAATTTATTCTGCAGAGGATAAGGCGAGGACTCCTATACATGAAAGCAGAAGAACAAGGATGCCGACTGCAATAATATTTGGTGAAAGGAGGAGGACAAGGCTGCCGGCTGCAATGAATTTTTGGTCGATAtgtaattaattcaattatttgtAATATATGATTGATTGTTGTGTAAAGCTCATATATATAGGCTTatttaatttcaacattttttgaTTCTCAACCCAACTCTCCTCTTTCAGAGAGATGTATTGTTGACTTCAActattctttattgtaaagacCTGGACTGTTATTGACTTAGGTTGTTCTTTTGTTGTGATTTGTGAAACGACGAATTTTCACCTCACTGCTCTCTGCTTGCTTTTTGCTCTTATCTCAGCTCTTGATGCTACTTGTAACAATGCCTCTGAGTTCTGCTGGTTTGGAAGCTTAGTCAAGATCATCAGTAAGATATTAACAATTCCGATTGTCTATTTTTCTGTCTTTATTCTGATTTACTTGTGCTGCGTAATTGTTGTATGTTTAGAGGTATGATATCAAAGTAGAGGTATATAGTCCATGAGGTTGAATAACAATTAACAGGTATTAAAGGTGATAGGATCgtgaattgaattgttgaaattTTAAACATCACGGGCactaaagaaattcaaaaaataaaaataaaaatacaaaaatgcaaAGAGAATTCAACATCTAATATGATACACATTAAAATTATTTAACCTTGTATATTCTAACATAGGACAAGAGGGGTTATTAGATTTACATGTAGATTGTCAAAAAGCCATGTTTCTTAGGCACTAATATCCCTTGAATTAGTTGAAGAGCTATTACAAGTGGAATCCGTCTGATTCTTTCTTGATTAGTcgcttttattatttgttgattgTGCTTAATTTATCTGTAGAGGATAAGGCGAGGACTCCTTTACATGAAAACAGAAGAATAAGGTTGCCGACTGCAATAATATTTGGCGAACATGTTATAGTTCCTTCACATGAAAGCAGAAGGACAAGACTTCCGGCTGCAATGAATTTTTTGGTCGATATGTAATTAATTCCACTATTTATACTAtatgattgattttttttatttattggaAAAATGATTAATATTGTGTAAAGCTCATTCATATAAGGCCTAGCTatttaatttcaatatttttatccATATTTCAGACATGTAAGGATCGTAAAAATTCATATAGTCGACCATTAATTTGCTTGGAATTGAGGTGTCGTTGGTATTGTCAGCTTTTCTTCATGGCATACAAAGGTGAATTTGAATTTAGTCCATTGAGTATTCGCAAATGGACTTATTGCTATGTTCATTCCAGCTACAATTTTTTGCTTGCAAGAAAGCAATTACCTTTCAATTCTCTTACTTTTTTCTCCATCACTTAGTTTATTTAGATCAATAATCGTTTAAATTAACCGAAAAAATCAGTTGATTAGAGAATTATGGACAATAAGAGAGACCATAATCCCAACTTACTTAACTGGCATTAGTGAGGATAAATTAAAATTCCTAAAAATTGGGTGTTTGGTCCCACAAGTTGCATAACCAAAGGATGATTATCTGATTTTGCTGTTGATGGTAGCCCATTTCCCTTGAAAGGTCAACCAATTAACAATCTTTTCTTTAAGCATTATATTCCCAGCTGGATACGCGCTATTGGACTTTTGTGTTTGTTGTTAGTTAATCAAATCATTTCTTAAAATTTAAAACTGGGGACTTAACAGAAAAAGCTTTCAAATACTAATTCTTCCCAGAAAAAGTCTATATTTTCAAACAACTATACAAGAAGGCACGTTCTATACTAACATGTTAACAACTAATGTTTTTTCTCTTTTAGCCATTTCATTAAGCTCACAATATTCTTCTTGACCTTTACAAACATAAACGTGCTACTCTTACCCACTATTTGCTATCCTTATGTCTATTCAAAAATTCTACTAGTAATTCTAACATCAATAATCTTTCTCTCATACAACAAAAGATGAGAGAAAGAAAACACCATTTTGTCATTTTTGCTTTTCTTGTACTGTTTTTTGCAAATGTAGCCACTTCAACTTCTAAAGGAAAATTTACGCCGGCTGATACTTATCTGATCAACTGTGGATCCCCTGATACTACATTGCTTGATGATGGAAGGACTTTTAAGTCTGATCCTCAATCTGCTTCTTACTTGTCTACTGATCAGACTATTTTAGCTTCTGTTAAGTCTTTACAAGAAAAGGTCTCTTCTTTTTCCTCTGAATCTTTGTTGTATCAAACAGCAAGAATATTTGAAAGTGAATCTTTGTATAGATTTCTTGTTTTTCAACCGGGCAGGCATTGGGTGCGTTTGTACTTTTATCCTCTTTCACATCCAAATTACATTCTAACAAGTGCTATGTTCAGTGTTTCTTCTGATAGTATTGTTTTACTGCATGATTTCTCAGTGAAGGATACTAGTAAACCTGTATTCAAAGAATACCTTATTAATATTACTTCATCTCAATTTACCCTCAAATTTTCACCTCAGAAGAAATCTTTTGCTTTTATCAATGCTATTGAGTTTGTCTCAGCACCAGATGATCTCATTCCTGATTCAGCTGCTGCAGTTTCCCCTGTTGGTGATTTCAATGGCTTGTCTCAATTCGCGTTTGAAGTAAGTTATCGGCTAAATATTGGAGGGTCAATTGTCACACCTAAAAATGATACATTGTGGAGGACATGGTTGCCTGATGACCAGTATATGGTATTTCCACAAGGAGCTCAGAATGTATCGGTTCCTCCTGAGACGATCAAATATCCGGATGGAGGTGCAACACCTTTGATTGCTCCGCGATGGGTTTATTCCACAGCTGATAGGATGGCAGATGCTGGTGTGGCAAACTCTAATTTTAAGCTAACGTGGGAGATGAACGTTGATCCGAGTTTTTCTTACTTGATCAGAATGCATTTCTGTGATATTGTGAGCCAAGGCCTAAATAAGTTGTACTTCAATGTCTATATTAATGAGATAACGGGGGTTTCTAGTCTTGACCTCTCAACACTCACTTCAGATTTGGCCACCCCTTATTACAAAGACTTTGTGCTCAATGCCACAGCCATAACCAACGGCTCAATCATCGTGCAGGTGGGGCCCGCTGCTGATATTCTGTCTAGCCTCCCAAATGCCATCCTCAATGGGTTAGAGGTCATGAAGATAAGCAACATGGCGGGAAGTTTGGATGGGCTGTTCTCATCTGGTGGACCGAATGCAGGCCTAGTGCCAAAATCTCGCGGTATGAGAATTGCTGCTGCTTTTGGATTGGCAATGGGGGTTACAGCAATAGTACTGCTTGTAATGGGCATTGTGAGGTGGCGAAGGAAACCAAAAAATGGTTGGGAGAGGCAGAAGACATTCTCCTCTTGGCTTCCTCTCAATGCCAGTTACTGTAGTTTCATGTCAAGCAAGAGCAAGACTAGTTGTTCAACAATCATATCCTCTGGCCTCAACTTTGGCCGGCTTTTCACTTTCAATGAAATCAAGATTGCAACAAAAAACTTTGATGAAAAGGCAGTCATTGGTGTTGGAGGCTTCGGAAAAGTCTACCTTGGTGAATTGGAAGATGGAATAAAACTCGCCATAAAACGAGGAAATCCATCGTCCTCACAAGGTATAAACGAATTCAGAACGGAAATTGAGTTGCTATCCAAGCTTAGGCATAGACATCTTGTTTCACTCATTGGGTATTGCGACGAACAATCAGAAATGATTCTTGTCTATGAGTACATGTCTAATGGTCCTCTTCGCGACCACATTTATGGTTCCACTTTGCCAACTCTATCGTGGAGACAAAGGCTCGAAATTTGCATAGGAGCTGCTCGAGGACTACACTACCTTCACACTGGATCAACTCAAGGAATAATACACCGTGATATCAAAACAACAAACATCCTCCTGGATGAGAACTTTGTCGCAAAGATGGCTGATTTTGGCTTGTCAAAAACTGGTCCTTCACTGGAGCAAACGCATGTTAGCACAGCAGTGAAGGGTAGTTTTGGTTACCTTGATCCTGAGTACTTCAGAAGACAACAACTAACAGAAAAATCTGATGTTTACTCCTTTGGGGTAGTCCTATTTGAGGTATTATGTGCAAGGCCTGCACTTGATCCAGCATTGCCAAGAGAACAAGTAAATTTAGCAGAGTGGGCAATGCAGCAGCACAGAAAGGGTTCTCTGGAGAAGATCATGGACCCTAATC
This DNA window, taken from Nicotiana tabacum cultivar K326 chromosome 4, ASM71507v2, whole genome shotgun sequence, encodes the following:
- the LOC107802828 gene encoding putative receptor-like protein kinase At5g61350; its protein translation is MRERKHHFVIFAFLVLFFANVATSTSKGKFTPADTYLINCGSPDTTLLDDGRTFKSDPQSASYLSTDQTILASVKSLQEKVSSFSSESLLYQTARIFESESLYRFLVFQPGRHWVRLYFYPLSHPNYILTSAMFSVSSDSIVLLHDFSVKDTSKPVFKEYLINITSSQFTLKFSPQKKSFAFINAIEFVSAPDDLIPDSAAAVSPVGDFNGLSQFAFEVSYRLNIGGSIVTPKNDTLWRTWLPDDQYMVFPQGAQNVSVPPETIKYPDGGATPLIAPRWVYSTADRMADAGVANSNFKLTWEMNVDPSFSYLIRMHFCDIVSQGLNKLYFNVYINEITGVSSLDLSTLTSDLATPYYKDFVLNATAITNGSIIVQVGPAADILSSLPNAILNGLEVMKISNMAGSLDGLFSSGGPNAGLVPKSRGMRIAAAFGLAMGVTAIVLLVMGIVRWRRKPKNGWERQKTFSSWLPLNASYCSFMSSKSKTSCSTIISSGLNFGRLFTFNEIKIATKNFDEKAVIGVGGFGKVYLGELEDGIKLAIKRGNPSSSQGINEFRTEIELLSKLRHRHLVSLIGYCDEQSEMILVYEYMSNGPLRDHIYGSTLPTLSWRQRLEICIGAARGLHYLHTGSTQGIIHRDIKTTNILLDENFVAKMADFGLSKTGPSLEQTHVSTAVKGSFGYLDPEYFRRQQLTEKSDVYSFGVVLFEVLCARPALDPALPREQVNLAEWAMQQHRKGSLEKIMDPNLAGTIRPEALRKYVEAAEKCLAEYGVDRPTMGDVLWNLEYALQLEGASPQSDLPVENENENSKPSSSEQPGMNPKANKEDQLININDDSGVVVGSPMFLEDFQGR